From the Halodesulfovibrio sp. MK-HDV genome, the window TTGCGGGTACAGGGCAGAGCCCTTGTCCCTCGGAGAGCCGTCGGAGACACCTTTGGTGCCGCCGTCGGAGACTCATTGAAGGTGCAAAGAAAATCAAAATTCAAAAATAAAAAAAGGGATGCAGTCGCATAAGCGATTGCATCCCTTTCGTATTATTTGAGAACAGCTTCGATTTAAACAACAAATCTATAAGAAAGCAAAAGAGTTGAGAGCAATAGATCTGAGAGCTTCATTCGAGGAGCTGTCTCAAAAATATTGTGATTACATTTCAGTAAGAACAGCGCCTGCTGATGCCTTCTTAGCATTTTCTTTTGCGAAAAACTCACGAGTTTCGTTCACTACTACACCGGAAAGACCGAGCAGACCGATAAGGTTCGGGATAGCCATGAGGCCGTTCACGATGTCTGCAAGAATCCAGATGAGATCAAGCTTGAGGAATGCACCGCAAGCGATGAGAGCAATGTAGATAAAACGGTACGGCATGATGGCTTTAACACCGAAGAGATACGCTGTGCAGCGTTCGCCGTAGTAGTTCCAGCCGATGATTGTTGTGAACGCAAAGAACATGAGACCGATAGTAACAGCGTACTTACCGATGTCACTTCCAAGACCCATTGCAAATGCGGAGTTTGTCATGGCTGCGCCTGCAAGACCCGGTGTGTTCCATGCGCCTGTGAGAACGAGCACGATACCTGTCATGGTACAAACGATAATGGTATCGAAGAAAGTACCTGTCATGGCGATAAGACCCTGACGTACGCAGGAATCAGTCTGTGCTGCGGCTGCTGCGATAGGTGCGGAACCAAGACCGGATTCGTTGGAGAACACGCCTCGGGCAACACCGTTACGCATTACCATAAGTACGGTAATACCCGTTGCACCGCCGAATGCTGCGGATGGATTAAACGCACTGTCGATGATGAGGCTGATTACAGCCGGAATCTCAGACAGGTTCAGTAAGATAACTGAGATGGAAGTAATGATGTAGAGAACTGCCATGAATGGAACAATGCGACTGGCTACAGCAGCGATGGAACGAATACCACCGAGGGTAACAACAGCAACGAGAACTGTAAGAAGTGTGGCAGTGAGCCAGATCGGGGAATCGAAGGTAAGCCTTGCAGCATCTGCAATAGCGTTAACCTGTGCGAATGTACCAATACCGAAGAAGGCAACACCGATACCGAAGAGCGCAAACATACGTGCGAGCAGCTTGTTGTTTAAGCCGCGCTCAAGGTAGTACATCGGGCCACCGGCCATCTGACCGTTTTCATCAACTACACGGTATTTGATAGCGAGCAGTGCTTCAGCATACTTGGTAGCCATTCCGAAAAATGCAGCAACCCACATCCAGAAAAGTGCACCCGGGCCACCAGCGGTGATCGCAGTTGCTACGCCGACAATGTTACCTGTACCGATGGTAGCGGACAAAGCCGTACACAGAGCAGCAAAAGGAGTAACGTCACCAGCTTTAGTGGAAGCTTTACGTGAAGCAGGGGAAAAAACGAGTTTTAACGCTTTTGGCAGGTGTACAACCTGTAATGCGCCAAGACGAATGGTGAGGAACAGGCCGGTTCCTACGAGTAGGATAAGCAGCGGTGGTCCCCATACGAGGGAATCAATTGTGTTGAGAAGTTCTGTAATATTTTGCATCTCGTCTCCTAAAAAATTAATTAATCAGGATGGATGAGATGAGTCTCTGAGCGGAAGGGAATAGATATGCGCAGCCACGGGCGTTGGATACACCTGTGCTGATACACCACTCTGTCCATGGTACCTGAGAGTTTCACCTTGCACAGCAAGGCTTGCTCCTTCGGTGCTTCGCAACATGCGAAGTCTCTCCAGAGGCTCGTCGGGAAGCAGTCCTTTTGCCTGAAAGATTTACTTCTTCGGCGGTGTCTTGCGACACTCTCTCCTGCAACCGTCATCCGAAATTGTGAAATGGCTGTTTATATAACCAAATAATTTTTTGCAAGGAGAAAGCGGTAAGAAAAGAAAGTAAGTACTCTATTTCAAGAAATCTTAATAAATAGAAAAAATTATTTCAATATATGCAAATTAAGTGAATTAGGTGCAAAATCAATCAGTTAATAGGTGAGAATTGAGTTTTTTGACAATAATGTAAGTAGACAGGGTTTCAAAGTGTGTCTAGAAAGGCTCATCAGTTGTCGAGATGTCCTTGTTTGATATGAATGAGGGCACAAACAATGTCGCTTGTTACTGTAAAGACTGGTGATGTTAGGCAGAAAAATTGTTGTCGCAATAAGGAAATTGAAGAAATGAGTTTGTTAGACAAGACGCACACAACAGAGGCTCAGCAGGGCAATGGTATTGCTTTGCTCCCCCTTCTTATCTTTCTGGTGCTTTTTATCGGCACAGGCTCTGTTCTGATGATGTCTGGTGTATCTATGGCGTTCTACCAGCTTTCAGCAACAGTGGCCGTGATTCCGGGAATCATGGTTGCATTGTGGATGGGAAGAGAATCTTTTGAAGAAAAAATTACTATCTTCCTTAAAGGCGCTGGCGACATAAACATCATGACCATGTGTGTCATCTACCTGCTTGCCGGTGGTTTTGCTGCTGTAGCAAAAGCGGTTGGTGGTGTTGATGCTACTGTAAACATGGGGCTCTCTTTAGTTCCTGCTTCACTCGTTTTGCCTGGTTTGTTTATTATCGCTGCATTTGTTGCGACAGCAATGGGTACCTCAATGGGTACTATCGCAGCAATCGGACCGATTGCCGCTGGCGTTGCTGGCCATTCCGATATGTCTATTGCACTGCTTATGGGTGCGGTTGTCGGGGGTGCAATGTTCGGTGATAACTTGTCTATGATCTCTGATACCACCATCGCAGCTACTCGTACGCAGGGTTGTAACATGCGTGATAAATTCCGCATGAACTTGCTGATTGCGCTACCTGCCGCGATTGTGACGATTATTCTTTATGCAACCACTGGTTCAACAGGCGCTGTTGCGAATGCAGGTGATTGGCAGTTCATTAAGGTGTTGCCATACCTTGCAATTCTTGGATTAGCTGTAGCTGGCGTTAACGTGTTTATCGTACTGACCACCGGTATTGTTTTCGCTGGTGCTGTGGGTCTTGCAACTCTGCCAGATTACGCACTGCTTACATTTGGCCAGGACATTTACAGCGGTTTTGTTGGCATGCACGAGATTCTCGTTCTTTCCATCCTCGTGGGCGGACTTGGTGAACTTATTCGTCATAACGGCGGCCTGACATGGCTTGTTCGTAAAATTGGCGACATCGCTAAACGCTTCAGCAAAACTGGTGAAAGCAAAAAAGCTGGTGAATTCAGCATCGCGGCTCTGGCTGCCTTGGCTGATGGCTGTATCGCTAACAACACTGTTGCGATTATTCTTTCCGGCGGCATGGCAAAAGAAATTGCAAAGCGCAGCGGAATTTCTGCAAAGCGTAGCGCAAGTCTGCTCGATATTTTCTCCTGTGTAGTACAGGGCTTGGTTCCTTACGCAGCACAGGTTCTGCTTGCCGGTTCCCTTGCAAAGGTATCCCCTGTGGATATCGCAGTGAGCAACTGGTACTGCCTGATCCTCGCATTTACCGGTGCAGCAGCTATCTTCTTAGGCAAACCGTCTGAACGATAGTTTTTGCCGACCTTACAAAGACCAATTCGAAGGGTTCCTTGCATACGCAGGGAACCCTTTTTTTTGCTATTTTTTAGATTGATATGGATGACGACACCTAAAATGGCTGCTTTTGCGCTCTTGATGCTCTTAGTCACCAGTATTCTCATTATAAATAGCTAAGAGCTATACAAAATAGCATTAAAATCATCTCGAGATACTTCGAAACTAAGTAATATCCTTACGATATTTCAGTTTTGAGGTGAGTATGAGTATACAATGTATTCGAGTGATCGTTGTTGCATGCTGCTTAACCTATAGCGTTACAGCATACGGTGTTACTTTTATCCCACCGGTTGCTCCACCAGATAGCGGTTACTGTTTTATTCAAAATTATGTCGATGTTGATCCTGAACACGGTGGTCAGGATTGTTATACCCATGCCCGAAGTTATGAGAAGCATAAGGGAACAGATTTTCGTGTGTCTTACGACGCAATGCTCGCAGGGGTCGATGTTCTCGTAGCCGCCAATGGTACGGTGCTTCGGACTCGCGACGGCATGGATGATGCCTTCTTTCAGGATGGAATGGTTGATGTTGAAGGCCGTGAATGCGGAAATGGCGTGATTATTGATCATGGAGATGGATGGCAGACCCAATATTGTCATTTGAAGAAGGACTCTGTTCAGGTTGTTCAGGGAGAATCGGTAAAGGCGGGCAGTGTGCTTGGTCAGGTCGGCCTTTCTGGAAAAACAGCGTTCTCGCATGTGCATTTTCAGGTAATCTGCCGTGGTGAGATCGTTTGCCCGTTTTCTGGTGCACGGTTGGAGTCAGTGGAAACAGAGAATGCGACAGGATTGCAGAAGATAGAATCCGGCACTTCCTTATGGCAAAACGAATCAAACGAAGTATTGCAATATGTCCCGTCTCAATTGTTGAAGGTTAATTATTCAACGTCGCCTCCACGTTCTGCGCGGGAGATTCTTCAACGTCCTAATTACATTGAAACGGTAAAGGCAGGACGTAACCCCTTTGTTTTTTCTGTGGTTACAGCGATGCTTCGGAAGGGCGATTTGCTGATTCTTAGATTGAAAACTGAAGCAGGAACGTTGCTTGCGGAGAAAGTTGTAAGTATTTCTTCGTACACTGCACAGCGGGTCGATTGTATTGGACGCAAGAATTCTGCAATGTATGCACATATGGAATTAGAAGGCATTGTAGAATTACGGCGGGGGAATGTGCAGGTTTTTGAGCACAAATCTCGCGTTTCGGTGCAATAGCCGTTCGAGCAATGCCTCTTCTGTAGGGGCTTTTTTTTTTGTTCTCGTTTTCAAAATGTAAAAACCGCAAGGCATGGAGGGAATGTTTGAAGTTGAAGGCTATAACGTAGCTATTAATCCAGAATATAAAGAAAAAATGAGATGATAACTGATGATAGCCTTGCAATGAGCAAGGCTTTTTTTATGTTAAATTACAGTATATTGAGCGTTATTTTTTAATTTTGCAAGAGCCTATAACGCGTCGGCGTGGCGAAAAATCTATAACGCCAAAAGGAGTCAGTATTTCATTGGGTTTTGATTACGGGGCAGAAAACGGGCGAAATTGTGTTGAGCAAGCTGTACTCTCTGCTACAATGGCGATGAAAACTGTTAGTGGATCGCGAGATGCTTGTTCTGAATGTTGCAGCACAAAGTTTCGTATTCAAGATCTTTTAATAATAAAGATGTTGTAGATAAGTTACTTTCTGTGCGTCATCATGGATGTGCTGCAACAGTTCAGGATTCTGGTATAAAAGGAGAGAATTATGCGACAGGAAAAGCTTATTGCTATTGCATTTGTAGTTGCAGCATTGATTTTTTCAACTGTAACATACTCATTTGCTGAAAGAGTTATCGTAATCCAGAAACTGACTCCCGTTAGTGTACAGACGGTCGATATCAGTATGTACCGTGTATCCCCTTGTAATATTGGTGCGGTCGTCGTCCGGCCGATGATGCCGCGCCCACGGGGATACCAACCAATGTACATGTCTCCGATATGTCCACGATACATGATGATGTGTCCTTGCACGAAAGCATATCCAGACGTAAGTCGAATTAGGACTCACGGAAGTGAAAGAGCAGCGATGGTCCCTAATCTTCATAACAGAACATATGGGGTTAAATACCATAACCTGCATGGAGATTATGTTGCTCAGTAACTGGTAATGACGGCTGTGTCCGTACCCTGCCTTATGTAGCGGCTAGTGGCTATTTTAGGTCGCGCAGGGTGTTAATATACATGAAGCCCCGCATACTATACTATGCGGGGCTTCTCTATGTGACTGCGTTTGCAGTGCGGGGGTATGCAGTAGATTCAGTTACTATCTGGATAAAGAATCCAGACGTTGTGCCAGTTTTGAAAGATCCTTAACGTTTTGAGCAGATTCTTGCATTTCTGTCGTAACGCTTCCTACAAGGATATTGATATCTTCCATTGCGCGGGTCATCTGCTCAGAAGTGGAAGACTGTTCTTCTGCTGCAGTGGCAATAGTTCCAATTTGACTGGCAGCCTCATTCGCAAGGCCTACGATTTCGGAAAGGGCGTTTCCCGATTCGTTTGCAAATGATGTAGCTGTTTCTACGAGCGTCATAGTATCTTGAGTTGTCTGTATTGAAGCGACAGCATGTTGTTGAATAGCAGCAATCGCGCGGTTTACTTCCTGAGTTGCCGTCATGGTTTTTTCAGCAAGCTTACGGACTTCATCTGCAACAACAGCAAAGCCTCTTCCTGCATCTCCTGCACGCGCCGCTTCAATGGCGGCGTTCAGTGCCAGTAAGTTTGTCTGATCTGCAATATCTGAAATGACACCCAGTACCGTTCCAATTTCATCTGCCTGAGAGCCGAGCTGCGTCATGGCACCATTCATGGTGTCTGCATGCTGGTGGAGGCTTTCAATGGATTCAATTGCATTTGAAACAATGTTTGCTCCCTGTTCTGCCCGTTCTCGCGTGGCTTCTGACTGCTGGGCAGCCCGTGAAGCGCTTTGCGCAACTTCAAAAACAGAAACGTTCATCT encodes:
- a CDS encoding Na+/H+ antiporter NhaC family protein, producing the protein MSLLDKTHTTEAQQGNGIALLPLLIFLVLFIGTGSVLMMSGVSMAFYQLSATVAVIPGIMVALWMGRESFEEKITIFLKGAGDINIMTMCVIYLLAGGFAAVAKAVGGVDATVNMGLSLVPASLVLPGLFIIAAFVATAMGTSMGTIAAIGPIAAGVAGHSDMSIALLMGAVVGGAMFGDNLSMISDTTIAATRTQGCNMRDKFRMNLLIALPAAIVTIILYATTGSTGAVANAGDWQFIKVLPYLAILGLAVAGVNVFIVLTTGIVFAGAVGLATLPDYALLTFGQDIYSGFVGMHEILVLSILVGGLGELIRHNGGLTWLVRKIGDIAKRFSKTGESKKAGEFSIAALAALADGCIANNTVAIILSGGMAKEIAKRSGISAKRSASLLDIFSCVVQGLVPYAAQVLLAGSLAKVSPVDIAVSNWYCLILAFTGAAAIFLGKPSER
- a CDS encoding M23 family metallopeptidase: MSIQCIRVIVVACCLTYSVTAYGVTFIPPVAPPDSGYCFIQNYVDVDPEHGGQDCYTHARSYEKHKGTDFRVSYDAMLAGVDVLVAANGTVLRTRDGMDDAFFQDGMVDVEGRECGNGVIIDHGDGWQTQYCHLKKDSVQVVQGESVKAGSVLGQVGLSGKTAFSHVHFQVICRGEIVCPFSGARLESVETENATGLQKIESGTSLWQNESNEVLQYVPSQLLKVNYSTSPPRSAREILQRPNYIETVKAGRNPFVFSVVTAMLRKGDLLILRLKTEAGTLLAEKVVSISSYTAQRVDCIGRKNSAMYAHMELEGIVELRRGNVQVFEHKSRVSVQ
- a CDS encoding sodium:alanine symporter family protein, with amino-acid sequence MQNITELLNTIDSLVWGPPLLILLVGTGLFLTIRLGALQVVHLPKALKLVFSPASRKASTKAGDVTPFAALCTALSATIGTGNIVGVATAITAGGPGALFWMWVAAFFGMATKYAEALLAIKYRVVDENGQMAGGPMYYLERGLNNKLLARMFALFGIGVAFFGIGTFAQVNAIADAARLTFDSPIWLTATLLTVLVAVVTLGGIRSIAAVASRIVPFMAVLYIITSISVILLNLSEIPAVISLIIDSAFNPSAAFGGATGITVLMVMRNGVARGVFSNESGLGSAPIAAAAAQTDSCVRQGLIAMTGTFFDTIIVCTMTGIVLVLTGAWNTPGLAGAAMTNSAFAMGLGSDIGKYAVTIGLMFFAFTTIIGWNYYGERCTAYLFGVKAIMPYRFIYIALIACGAFLKLDLIWILADIVNGLMAIPNLIGLLGLSGVVVNETREFFAKENAKKASAGAVLTEM